In Chitinophagaceae bacterium, the genomic window TTTCTAAGTTTTTTTTATCTTTTGATTCATCTACTACCAAATGAACTATTACAAAATTATCCTCGAATGATTTTTTACAGGCGGGGTCTTGCATGGAAGCGTCCATTTTTTTGCACCATCCACACCAGCTTGCCGAAAATTTTACAAATACATTTTTATGTTCCTTTTTTGCCTGGGCAAATGCATTGTTCATAATTTCTTTGGCAGATAGTGGGTTTTGTGCATAGCCAAAAGAAAAGGCTAAGCAAAATAGCAGCGAAGAGAATAATGATTTCATGTTTATTTTTTTAAGTATAATTTCATTTCTGTATGATACTGCGTTGCAATGGCTTTGGCTTCGGCAGCAAAATTTTCATCCAAACCGGCATATATAATTGCCCGGCTTGCATTTACTAAGATACCACAATCCTGGTTCATAGCATTAAGGCTTATTTCTTTAAGGCTACCGCCCTGGAAGCCAATGCCTGGTACCAGTAAAAAATGCTGGGGAATAATATTGCGTATATTGGTAAATTCCGTTGCCTGCGTAGCGCCCACCACAAACATAAGGTTGTTGGGCGTACCCCAGGAAGCCACTTTTTTTAATACATTTTCGTATAAAAATTCGTTTCGCAATGAGGTAGTTTCTTCTTCGGTAATATTATTTACCGAATCGTTTATTAATTTGAGCATTTCAAAATCCCGTGCTCCCAAGTTGCTGGTTAGGCCAAGTACTATCGTCCATTTATTTTCGTATTCCAAAAAGGGGCGAATGCTGTCTTCGCCCATATACGGCGCTACGGTAATGGCATCAAAAGGTATGGTTTCAAAAAATGCTTTTGCATACTGGGATGAGGTATTGCCGATGTCGCCTCTTTTTGCATCAGCAATTTTTAAATGAGTAGATGGGATATGGGCAACGGTTT contains:
- the pyrF gene encoding orotidine-5'-phosphate decarboxylase, whose amino-acid sequence is MHRSILTEQIKQKGTYLCVGLDTDLTKIPKHLQKHPNAVVEFNKAIIDATIDHCVGYKINTAFYEAMGIKGWQAMEETVAHIPSTHLKIADAKRGDIGNTSSQYAKAFFETIPFDAITVAPYMGEDSIRPFLEYENKWTIVLGLTSNLGARDFEMLKLINDSVNNITEEETTSLRNEFLYENVLKKVASWGTPNNLMFVVGATQATEFTNIRNIIPQHFLLVPGIGFQGGSLKEISLNAMNQDCGILVNASRAIIYAGLDENFAAEAKAIATQYHTEMKLYLKK
- a CDS encoding thioredoxin family protein, with the protein product MNMKSLFSSLLFCLAFSFGYAQNPLSAKEIMNNAFAQAKKEHKNVFVKFSASWCGWCKKMDASMQDPACKKSFEDNFVIVHLVVDESKDKKNLENPGADDVRIQYNGDNKQGIPFWFILDDKGNLLADCYMRTKGQLATEKGENVGCPASNEEVAYLLAVLMKTTSMSKSELNIIGERFRENQLKKQ